A window of the Henckelia pumila isolate YLH828 chromosome 3, ASM3356847v2, whole genome shotgun sequence genome harbors these coding sequences:
- the LOC140887043 gene encoding fasciclin-like arabinogalactan protein 17, translating to MDSVIYGRPNLLLLTFLSFLAVKSSALPDNSSANSTSQINSNSVLVALLDSHYTELSELVEKALLLQTLEEAVSRHNITIFAPRNEALERDLDPEFKRFLLEPGNLKSLQNLLLFHMIPARIQTRHWPVVAGKKELVHHTSLCHEKILLTERDGDKIVGMAKVVRSDDIVRPDGVIHGIERLLVPKSVQQDFNARRSLRETAAVLPEGAPEVDPRTNRLKKPVPVVGAPPVLPIFDAMAPGPSLAPAPAPGPGGPHHHFDGEGQVKDFIQTLLLYGGYNEMADILVNLTSLASEMGRLVSEGYVLTVLAPNDEAMAKLTADQLSEPGAPEQIMYYHLIPEYQTEESMYNAVRRFGKVKYDTLRLPHKVSAEEADGSVKFGQGEGSAYLFDPDLFTDGRISVQGIDGVLFPPEEIKPPVKSSPLAKIVSKPRRGKLLEMACAMLGGCS from the coding sequence ATGGATTCTGTGATCTATGGCCGCCCAAATCTTCTTTTACTCACATTCTTAAGTTTTCTGGCCGTTAAATCTTCTGCATTACCTGATAATTCTTCGGCAAACTCGACTTCTCAGATAAATTCCAATTCGGTTCTTGTGGCCCTTTTGGATTCTCACTACACTGAGCTCTCGGAGCTTGTGGAGAAAGCCCTGTTGCTGCAGACTCTTGAAGAAGCTGTGTCAAGGCATAACATCACCATTTTTGCTCCAAGAAATGAGGCCCTGGAACGGGATTTGGATCCTGAGTTTAAGCGGTTCTTGCTGGAGCCTGGAAATCTCAAGTCCCTGCAAAATCTTCTTCTGTTTCATATGATTCCCGCGAGGATTCAGACCCGTCACTGGCCTGTCGTGGCCGGGAAGAAGGAGCTCGTTCATCATACAAGTCTCTGCCACGAGAAGATTCTGTTAACCGAGAGAGATGGTGACAAAATCGTTGGAATGGCCAAGGTTGTTCGATCAGATGACATCGTTCGCCCCGACGGAGTCATCCACGGCATCGAGAGATTGTTAGTTCCCAAATCCGTCCAGCAAGATTTCAACGCCCGGCGGAGCTTGAGGGAGACCGCCGCCGTCTTGCCGGAAGGCGCGCCGGAAGTTGACCCAAGAACAAACAGGCTGAAGAAACCTGTGCCCGTCGTTGGTGCGCCTCCGGTCTTGCCCATTTTCGACGCCATGGCCCCCGGCCCATCCCTGGCCCCGGCGCCGGCTCCCGGCCCGGGTGGACCCCACCACCACTTCGACGGCGAGGGTCAAGTCAAGGACTTCATCCAGACCCTCCTCCTCTACGGCGGATACAACGAGATGGCTGATATCTTGGTGAATCTCACCTCGTTGGCTTCGGAGATGGGGAGATTGGTTTCGGAAGGATACGTTCTCACGGTTCTTGCTCCGAATGATGAAGCCATGGCGAAATTGACCGCAGATCAGTTGAGTGAACCTGGAGCACCGGAGCAAATCATGTATTATCATCTGATCCCGGAATACCAGACGGAGGAAAGCATGTACAATGCTGTGCGGAGATTCGGGAAGGTGAAGTACGACACCTTGAGACTTCCGCACAAGGTGTCGGCGGAGGAGGCTGATGGGTCCGTGAAATTCGGACAAGGAGAAGGATCCGCGTATCTTTTCGACCCCGATTTATTCACAGATGGAAGGATTTCTGTTCAGGGAATCGACGGTGTTCTGTTTCCGCCGGAGGAAATCAAACCTCCTGTTAAATCTTCCCCACTTGCTAAGATTGTTTCAAAACCAAGAAGAG